In one Nitrospira sp. genomic region, the following are encoded:
- a CDS encoding transposase family protein — translation MHDRLVTGRRYTCLTMTDPCSKEVPVIAVDVSMGGARVCRILDRLFLSRPLPETLIVDNGPEFAGTALDAWAAQYGVHLH, via the coding sequence GTGCATGACCGATTGGTGACGGGGCGCCGGTACACATGTTTGACGATGACCGATCCGTGCTCAAAAGAGGTGCCGGTGATCGCGGTGGATGTGTCTATGGGCGGCGCGAGGGTCTGTCGGATTCTGGATCGGCTGTTTCTGAGTCGCCCGCTGCCCGAGACGCTGATCGTGGATAACGGCCCCGAATTCGCAGGGACCGCGCTGGATGCCTGGGCGGCACAGTACGGCGTGCATCTACAT